In one window of Limnohabitans sp. MORI2 DNA:
- a CDS encoding CoA transferase — translation MSLTDNASLQGALAGLRVLDLTGVVLGPYATQILGDYGADVIKIEPPSGDIMRHAGPMKHPGMGHIFINANRNKRSVVLDLKKPEQREQLLALCKTADVLVYNIRPAAMARLGLSFDTLHTVNPRLIVCGAYGYSEGGPYSDWPAYDDLIQGAVGMPWLMTQSGSAEPRYAPTTFADRVTGLNMVHAVMAAIIARYRTGMGQHVEVPMFECLLQFVLGDHLCGETWKPSLGGMGYPRLMAVNRKPYATQDGYICALMYNDAHWQAFLKLVGAPDLFETDARFATHADRLRNIDALYGVVAQHMRKRPTAEWLKDLTAHDIPVMPMMKLNDLLTDPHLAATQGWLDVPHPFEGMLRQLRPPVRMSGTPTGVWRPAPRLGEHTEEVLRELG, via the coding sequence ATGAGCCTGACTGACAACGCAAGCCTGCAAGGCGCACTCGCAGGCTTGCGCGTGCTTGATTTAACGGGCGTGGTGCTCGGCCCCTACGCCACGCAAATTTTGGGCGACTACGGCGCTGACGTCATCAAGATCGAGCCGCCCAGCGGCGACATCATGCGCCACGCAGGCCCGATGAAGCACCCAGGCATGGGCCACATCTTCATCAACGCCAACCGCAACAAACGCTCGGTCGTTCTGGATTTGAAAAAGCCGGAGCAACGCGAACAGTTGCTGGCCTTGTGCAAAACCGCCGATGTGTTGGTCTACAACATTCGCCCCGCAGCCATGGCGCGATTGGGTTTGTCGTTTGACACGCTGCATACCGTCAATCCACGCTTGATCGTGTGCGGCGCGTATGGCTACAGCGAAGGTGGCCCCTACTCCGACTGGCCAGCATACGACGACCTGATTCAAGGTGCAGTGGGCATGCCGTGGCTGATGACGCAAAGCGGCAGCGCTGAACCGCGCTACGCCCCCACCACATTTGCCGACCGCGTGACGGGGCTCAACATGGTGCACGCTGTGATGGCCGCCATCATTGCGCGCTACCGCACAGGCATGGGCCAGCATGTGGAAGTGCCCATGTTTGAATGCTTGCTGCAGTTTGTATTGGGCGATCATTTATGTGGCGAAACATGGAAGCCCTCTCTCGGCGGCATGGGCTATCCACGCTTGATGGCTGTGAATCGCAAACCCTACGCCACACAAGACGGGTACATCTGCGCCCTCATGTACAACGACGCGCATTGGCAAGCGTTTTTAAAACTCGTGGGCGCGCCTGATTTGTTTGAGACCGATGCGCGCTTTGCCACACATGCGGATCGCCTTAGAAACATCGATGCGCTGTATGGTGTGGTGGCCCAGCACATGCGTAAGCGCCCAACGGCCGAGTGGCTCAAAGACCTCACAGCGCATGACATCCCCGTCATGCCCATGATGAAGCTCAACGATTTGCTGACCGACCCACACCTTGCAGCCACCCAAGGCTGGCTCGATGTGCCACACCCGTTTGAAGGCATGCTGCGCCAACTGCGCCCCCCAGTGCGAATGAGCGGCACACCTACGGGTGTGTGGCGGCCTGCGCCTCGATTGGGCGAGCACACCGAAGAAGTGCTGCGCGAGCTAGGCTAA
- a CDS encoding tripartite tricarboxylate transporter substrate binding protein has protein sequence MRHFLLKSPLRRALCAGFATAAMFGLASPTAHAQSYPNKPIKFVVPFSAGSATDNLGRILAQAMSEAMGQPITVENKAGANGILGAEVVKASPADGYTFLVTTSTTQAANVHLYRKLPYDPVKDFTPIGKVGETGFILMVNNDFPAKDMKEFVAYAKANPGKLAFGHGSSGSLVSAAMLTELAGLQTVNVPYKSIPPALTDLLGGQIQFAFADTGNAVSQMNGGRMRGLGVTTKKRAGKAPNVPPIGDTVNGYNVSAWFGLMAPGGVPADVQKKATATLMAVLAKPEVREKIQGVGIDLDVEDSATLAKTIDAEIKKWGGWVKTAGITPE, from the coding sequence ATGCGCCACTTTTTACTTAAATCCCCCCTTCGTCGCGCCTTGTGCGCAGGTTTTGCCACGGCTGCCATGTTTGGCTTGGCAAGTCCAACCGCCCACGCGCAAAGCTACCCCAACAAACCGATCAAGTTTGTGGTGCCATTCAGCGCAGGCAGCGCTACCGACAACTTGGGACGCATCTTGGCGCAAGCCATGAGCGAAGCGATGGGACAACCCATCACGGTAGAAAACAAAGCAGGTGCCAACGGCATCTTGGGCGCAGAGGTGGTCAAGGCATCCCCCGCCGACGGCTACACCTTCTTGGTCACCACTAGCACCACGCAAGCGGCCAATGTGCACCTGTACCGCAAGCTGCCCTACGACCCCGTGAAAGACTTCACCCCCATCGGCAAAGTGGGCGAGACCGGCTTTATCTTGATGGTCAACAACGACTTCCCCGCCAAAGACATGAAAGAGTTTGTCGCCTACGCCAAAGCCAACCCGGGCAAGCTCGCGTTTGGTCATGGCTCGTCAGGCTCACTCGTATCAGCGGCCATGCTCACTGAGTTGGCCGGTTTGCAAACCGTCAACGTGCCCTACAAAAGCATCCCCCCTGCGTTGACCGATTTGCTGGGTGGCCAAATTCAATTCGCTTTTGCCGACACCGGCAACGCTGTGTCGCAAATGAACGGCGGGCGCATGCGTGGCCTAGGCGTGACTACCAAGAAACGCGCTGGCAAAGCCCCTAACGTGCCGCCCATTGGCGACACGGTGAACGGCTACAACGTGAGCGCATGGTTTGGCCTCATGGCCCCAGGGGGCGTGCCCGCCGATGTGCAAAAGAAAGCGACCGCCACGTTGATGGCGGTGCTAGCCAAGCCCGAGGTGCGCGAGAAGATTCAAGGCGTGGGTATTGACCTTGACGTGGAAGACTCCGCGACTCTTGCCAAAACCATTGACGCCGAAATTAAGAAATGGGGCGGTTGGGTCAAGACCGCTGGCATCACACCTGAATAA
- a CDS encoding DUF1841 family protein → MFEPSQADVRRFFCSVYAKWRNAQPMDALETLASQWVAEHPEYHADFSDVDAALERMYEVKDGKTNPFLHLSMHLSVSEQCSIDQPRGIRQAVELLTAKLDSLHDAHHQTMDALGQMIWESQRSGRPPDGHAYIDAVQRRATKD, encoded by the coding sequence ATGTTTGAACCCAGTCAAGCCGATGTACGGCGCTTCTTCTGTTCGGTCTATGCCAAGTGGCGCAACGCCCAGCCCATGGATGCTCTTGAAACACTCGCCAGCCAATGGGTGGCCGAGCACCCCGAATACCACGCCGATTTCTCCGACGTTGATGCAGCGCTAGAACGCATGTACGAAGTGAAAGACGGCAAGACCAACCCCTTCTTGCATTTGTCCATGCACCTGTCGGTGAGCGAGCAATGCTCGATTGACCAGCCACGCGGCATTCGCCAAGCGGTAGAGCTGCTCACCGCCAAACTCGACTCACTGCACGACGCCCACCACCAAACCATGGACGCGCTGGGCCAAATGATTTGGGAAAGCCAACGCAGTGGGCGTCCTCCCGACGGCCACGCGTATATTGATGCCGTACAACGGCGCGCCACCAAAGACTGA
- a CDS encoding ferredoxin--NADP reductase, with protein sequence MSAFLDEEVLSVHHWTDRLFSFTTTRDTSLRFSNGHFTMIGLRGENGKPLLRAYSIVSANYEEHLEFLSIKVPDGPLTSKLQHIKVGDKIVIGKKPTGTLLIDYLLPAKNLYLIGTGTGLAPFLSIVRDPETYERFEKVILVHGVREVKELAYHDYLTEELPKHEFLGEMVSSQMLYYPTVTREPYKNQGRVTDLLTSNKLTQDLGLPNIDPANDRIMICGSPGLNKDMRTLLEERGFKEGSTTTPGDFVVERAFVEQ encoded by the coding sequence ATGAGTGCATTCCTCGACGAAGAAGTTTTATCTGTCCACCACTGGACCGACCGCCTGTTCAGCTTCACCACCACACGCGATACCTCACTGCGTTTCTCCAATGGCCACTTCACCATGATTGGCTTGCGCGGTGAAAACGGTAAACCCTTGTTGCGCGCTTACAGCATCGTGAGCGCCAACTACGAAGAACACTTGGAGTTTTTGAGCATCAAGGTGCCCGATGGCCCCCTCACCTCCAAGCTGCAACACATCAAAGTGGGCGACAAAATCGTCATCGGCAAAAAGCCCACGGGCACTTTGTTGATCGACTATTTGTTGCCTGCCAAAAACTTGTATCTCATTGGCACAGGCACGGGCTTGGCCCCGTTCCTCAGCATCGTGCGTGACCCAGAGACGTATGAGCGTTTCGAAAAAGTCATCTTGGTGCACGGCGTGCGCGAAGTGAAAGAACTGGCCTATCACGACTACTTGACCGAAGAGCTGCCCAAGCACGAGTTCTTGGGCGAGATGGTGAGCAGCCAAATGTTGTACTACCCCACCGTCACCCGCGAGCCCTACAAAAACCAAGGCCGCGTGACCGACTTGCTCACGTCCAACAAGCTCACCCAAGATTTGGGCTTGCCCAACATCGACCCCGCCAATGACCGCATCATGATTTGCGGCAGCCCCGGCCTGAACAAAGACATGCGCACTTTGCTCGAAGAACGCGGCTTCAAAGAAGGCTCTACCACCACCCCCGGCGACTTTGTGGTGGAACGTGCTTTTGTGGAGCAATAA
- the trmL gene encoding tRNA (uridine(34)/cytosine(34)/5-carboxymethylaminomethyluridine(34)-2'-O)-methyltransferase TrmL codes for MFHIVLVHPEIPPNTGNVIRLAANTGCSLHLVEPLGFSMEDKHMRRAGLDYHEYAPVLRHADWATFLNDAKPDPARMFAMTTKGSSTAHDMAFQPGDWFVFGSETSGLPVDIRESFPLSQRLRLPMRADQRSLNLSNSVAVITYEAWRQNGFVGKA; via the coding sequence ATGTTCCACATCGTCCTCGTCCACCCCGAAATCCCGCCCAACACGGGCAATGTCATTCGCTTGGCAGCCAACACAGGCTGCTCCTTGCATTTGGTCGAGCCCCTGGGCTTTTCGATGGAAGACAAGCACATGCGCCGCGCGGGCTTGGACTACCACGAATACGCGCCCGTGCTGCGCCATGCCGACTGGGCCACGTTTTTGAACGACGCCAAGCCCGACCCCGCACGCATGTTTGCCATGACCACCAAAGGCTCCAGCACCGCGCACGACATGGCGTTTCAGCCCGGCGACTGGTTTGTGTTTGGGTCTGAGACTAGCGGCTTGCCCGTGGACATTCGCGAAAGCTTCCCCCTTAGCCAGCGCCTGCGCCTGCCCATGCGTGCCGACCAGCGCAGCCTGAACTTGTCTAACTCAGTGGCCGTCATCACCTACGAGGCGTGGCGACAAAACGGGTTTGTGGGCAAGGCCTGA
- a CDS encoding phosphoribosyltransferase family protein yields MFRLSLNVPSLCHICRRWPSMSLCEPCITAFAQPVPRCPTCALHVQRLPCGNCQHTPSPLHQCLAAVSYDFPWSQCIARFKFQAAPGLAKALAELMRHAPWVEPALEAAHCVIPIPLTPMRLRERGFNQALELARHLAPSKALVNALQRQGLGAHQVGASRQDRLAQAAHAFWVHPEHTARLRGQHVVLVDDVMTTGATLYAAARALKAAGVARVTGLVLARTEARTEE; encoded by the coding sequence ATGTTTCGCCTGTCATTGAACGTCCCCAGCCTTTGCCACATCTGCCGCCGCTGGCCCAGCATGAGCTTGTGCGAGCCCTGCATCACCGCCTTTGCCCAGCCCGTGCCGCGCTGCCCCACCTGCGCCCTGCACGTGCAGCGCCTGCCCTGCGGCAACTGCCAACACACGCCCTCACCCCTGCACCAGTGCTTGGCTGCGGTGAGCTATGACTTTCCGTGGTCGCAGTGCATTGCGCGTTTTAAATTTCAGGCCGCCCCCGGCTTGGCCAAAGCCTTGGCCGAACTCATGCGCCACGCGCCGTGGGTCGAGCCTGCCTTAGAAGCTGCTCACTGCGTCATTCCCATCCCGCTCACCCCAATGCGCTTGCGCGAACGCGGGTTTAACCAAGCGCTGGAACTGGCTCGCCACTTGGCCCCCAGCAAAGCCTTGGTCAACGCGCTTCAACGCCAAGGGCTGGGCGCACATCAAGTCGGCGCATCACGCCAAGACCGTTTAGCGCAAGCCGCGCATGCCTTTTGGGTTCACCCTGAACACACAGCACGGCTGCGCGGGCAGCATGTGGTTTTGGTCGACGATGTGATGACCACAGGCGCAACGCTGTACGCGGCAGCGCGGGCCTTGAAAGCAGCCGGGGTGGCAAGAGTGACGGGGCTGGTGCTGGCTAGAACCGAAGCTCGCACGGAAGAATGA
- a CDS encoding biotin synthase, giving the protein MSSEPSSAARPPSIDPVACARWAAWPHDSSPWLHEEIARRMEDRLQWIRLQPKSWVDWAPVSGGLKAHMLLRQRYPEAQVAVVEPTPQRQAQARAALRGNWLQRLLKQGPSFAAPAESSAAMLWANMALHNSANPQALLQQWHQLLAVDGFLMFSCLGPDTLRELAEVYQAQGWPPASHAFTDMHDWGDMLVQAGFAEPVMDMERITLTYADADSLLAECRLLGRNLHRDRFAGLRGKQWLAQLKNALLALAKPQQDGRLALTVEVIYGHALKPLPRLKVQSESTVSLQDMRTLLSKK; this is encoded by the coding sequence ATGTCTTCAGAACCGTCTAGCGCTGCACGCCCTCCCTCTATCGACCCTGTGGCCTGTGCGCGTTGGGCCGCGTGGCCGCACGACAGTTCGCCTTGGTTGCACGAAGAAATTGCGCGTCGCATGGAAGACCGCTTGCAGTGGATTCGCTTGCAGCCCAAGTCGTGGGTCGACTGGGCACCTGTGAGTGGCGGCCTCAAGGCCCACATGCTGCTGCGCCAACGCTACCCCGAGGCGCAAGTGGCCGTGGTGGAGCCTACGCCCCAGCGCCAAGCCCAAGCGCGTGCTGCGCTGCGCGGCAACTGGCTGCAACGCTTGCTGAAGCAAGGGCCTAGTTTTGCGGCCCCAGCCGAAAGCAGCGCCGCCATGCTGTGGGCCAATATGGCGTTGCATAACAGCGCCAACCCACAGGCTTTGTTGCAGCAGTGGCATCAGCTGTTGGCGGTGGATGGTTTTTTGATGTTCTCGTGCCTTGGCCCCGACACTTTGCGTGAACTGGCCGAGGTGTACCAAGCCCAAGGGTGGCCGCCTGCCAGCCATGCGTTCACCGACATGCACGATTGGGGCGACATGCTGGTGCAAGCCGGTTTTGCAGAGCCCGTGATGGATATGGAGCGCATCACACTCACCTATGCCGATGCCGACAGCTTGCTGGCCGAGTGTCGATTGCTGGGCCGCAATTTGCACCGCGATCGCTTTGCAGGGTTGCGCGGTAAGCAATGGCTGGCGCAGCTCAAAAACGCATTGCTGGCTTTGGCAAAGCCTCAGCAAGATGGGCGCCTTGCGCTGACGGTGGAGGTGATTTACGGCCACGCCCTCAAACCTTTGCCCCGTCTGAAAGTGCAAAGCGAGAGCACAGTGTCTTTGCAAGATATGCGTACCTTGTTGTCTAAAAAATGA
- a CDS encoding SCO family protein: MFTFTRRWVCSLLAVLALTACSPDKPKFSSIDITGADYAQDFTLTDHNDQRRSLSDFKGKVVVLFFGYTQCPDVCPTSMSELAEVKRLLGADGDKLQGVFVTVDPARDTTELLKAYMVNFDPTFVAFVPTPDELADVAKRFKIYYKKQDGKTPTSYTMDHSAGSYVYDTQGRVRLYSRYGSGAKVLAQDIQTLLKTTP, from the coding sequence ATGTTTACTTTCACGCGTCGTTGGGTGTGCTCGTTGTTGGCTGTGTTGGCTTTGACTGCCTGCAGTCCTGATAAGCCCAAATTCAGCAGCATTGACATCACAGGTGCGGACTACGCCCAAGACTTCACGCTCACCGATCACAACGACCAACGTCGCAGCCTGAGTGATTTCAAGGGCAAGGTGGTGGTGCTGTTCTTTGGCTACACGCAATGCCCTGATGTGTGCCCCACATCGATGAGCGAGTTGGCCGAAGTCAAACGTTTGTTAGGGGCCGATGGCGACAAACTGCAAGGCGTGTTTGTCACGGTCGATCCCGCGCGCGACACCACTGAATTGCTCAAGGCCTACATGGTCAACTTTGACCCCACGTTCGTCGCCTTTGTGCCCACGCCAGATGAGCTGGCCGATGTGGCCAAGCGCTTCAAGATTTACTACAAAAAGCAAGACGGCAAAACGCCTACCAGCTACACGATGGACCATTCAGCGGGGAGCTACGTGTACGACACCCAAGGCCGTGTGCGCTTGTACAGCCGTTATGGCTCGGGTGCGAAGGTGCTGGCGCAAGACATTCAAACCTTGCTCAAAACCACACCCTGA
- a CDS encoding LysR family transcriptional regulator, whose product MTVDFASLTLLVDIIEAGNLSKAASKLKMTRANVSYHLRQLEKALGAELIRRTSRRMEPTELGWRLCEHGRAIRNEMASAHETVTNLGQGLQGRVGISVPSGYGHIVMTPWLIEFKQRYPGVVLDVVFENRIDNLRDDVDIAIRVLPQPPETMVAKDMGTVRYLACASKAFAQQHGMPTELSQLRAQPIITANVVGRQLSLRAYRGEERQEVMLTPTLISDHYPFLKEVILGGLGIGLVPDYMVADVIASGDVVTTLDDHRLSIFGTHMYLLYLPSRHRTRAIKTCIDFLVEKANTRESQTR is encoded by the coding sequence ATGACGGTTGATTTCGCCTCCCTCACCCTTTTGGTCGACATCATCGAAGCGGGCAATCTGAGCAAAGCCGCCAGCAAACTCAAGATGACCCGTGCCAATGTGAGCTACCACTTGCGCCAGCTAGAAAAGGCGCTGGGCGCCGAACTGATTCGACGCACCAGCCGCCGCATGGAGCCCACCGAACTCGGCTGGCGGTTATGCGAACACGGACGCGCCATCCGCAACGAAATGGCCAGCGCCCACGAAACCGTCACCAACTTAGGCCAAGGCTTGCAAGGCCGTGTGGGTATCAGCGTGCCCAGTGGCTATGGCCACATCGTGATGACGCCTTGGCTGATTGAGTTCAAACAACGCTACCCCGGCGTGGTGCTGGATGTGGTGTTTGAAAACCGCATTGACAACTTGCGCGACGACGTGGACATTGCCATTCGCGTGTTGCCCCAACCGCCCGAAACCATGGTGGCCAAAGACATGGGCACCGTGCGCTACTTGGCGTGTGCATCCAAAGCCTTTGCCCAACAACATGGCATGCCCACCGAGCTGTCGCAGCTGCGCGCACAACCCATCATCACCGCCAACGTGGTGGGGCGTCAGCTGTCGCTGCGTGCGTACCGAGGGGAAGAGCGCCAAGAGGTGATGCTGACGCCAACCCTCATTTCCGACCATTACCCGTTTTTGAAAGAAGTCATCTTGGGCGGCTTGGGCATTGGCTTGGTGCCCGACTACATGGTGGCCGATGTGATTGCCAGTGGTGATGTGGTGACCACCTTGGATGACCATCGCTTGAGCATCTTTGGGACACACATGTACTTGTTGTACCTGCCCTCGCGCCATCGCACACGCGCGATCAAAACCTGCATTGACTTCTTGGTAGAGAAAGCCAACACACGCGAATCACAGACGCGTTGA
- a CDS encoding 3-hydroxyacyl-CoA dehydrogenase NAD-binding domain-containing protein, translated as MTPHSETAVVKTSKDGDLLVVTIDHPPVNAISVDVRRGLVAAIDEAEADASVKGVLLLGAGRAFIAGADIREFGRPPMHPILPEVCNRIEACTKPVVAAIHGPALGGGLEVAMAAHYRLAMPDAKLGLPEVQLGLLPGSGGTQRAPRLMGVEAAVNLMLSGRHMKAQEAVACKLVDQLGEGTDVLQAGLRFARALLADAAPVRRTRDLDAFKVGYDHQMELLDNIQKDVEKKSRGLFSPLKVIEAVRAGLHMPFDEALAHERQLFLQCIDSPQRAGLIHAFFAEREVAKVPEVKSVAPRPVTHVGVIGGGTMGAGIAVSVLDAGLPVTMIERDDEAVARGRHNVEKVYNGLIAKGRMTEQAKAQVMARFSTSTNYDALAKTDLVIEAVFEEMSVKKAVFAELDRVCKPNAVIATNTSYLDINEIAGSISRPQDVIGLHFFSPANIMKLLEIVVPEKVSADVVATAFSLATQLKKVPVRAGVCDGFIGNRILAVYRAAADHMMEDGCSPYEIDAAMRAFGYPMGPFQVSDLAGGDIGWATRKRRAATRDPKARYVQIADRICERGWFGQKTGRGYYLYPEGSRTGVPDPEVLQIIDDERVRANIQPRALTPEMIVRKYMAAMVNEGANVVHQGIALRPLDVDVTFVHGYGFPRYRGGPMKYADMVGLENILADIQEFAKQDPLFWQPSPLLVQLVKDGKNFDSLNR; from the coding sequence TTGACCCCCCATTCTGAAACCGCCGTCGTCAAAACATCCAAAGACGGTGACCTGCTGGTCGTCACGATTGACCATCCCCCCGTCAACGCCATCAGCGTGGATGTGCGCCGTGGCTTGGTGGCCGCGATTGACGAGGCTGAGGCCGATGCCAGCGTCAAAGGCGTGCTGCTGTTAGGCGCGGGCCGTGCGTTCATTGCGGGGGCAGACATCCGTGAGTTTGGCCGCCCGCCCATGCATCCCATCTTGCCCGAGGTGTGCAACCGCATCGAAGCTTGCACCAAGCCGGTGGTGGCGGCCATTCATGGGCCCGCATTGGGCGGTGGCTTAGAAGTAGCCATGGCCGCGCATTACCGCTTGGCCATGCCCGATGCCAAGTTGGGGTTGCCGGAAGTGCAACTGGGTTTGTTGCCAGGCTCAGGCGGCACGCAACGCGCGCCGCGTTTGATGGGCGTGGAGGCCGCGGTGAACTTGATGCTCAGCGGCCGACACATGAAAGCCCAAGAGGCCGTTGCGTGCAAATTGGTCGATCAACTGGGTGAAGGCACGGACGTGCTGCAAGCAGGCTTGCGCTTTGCGCGCGCCCTGTTGGCCGACGCTGCGCCGGTTCGACGCACGCGTGATTTGGATGCGTTCAAAGTGGGTTACGACCACCAAATGGAACTGCTCGACAACATCCAAAAAGATGTCGAAAAGAAATCGCGCGGTTTGTTCTCGCCACTCAAGGTGATTGAGGCGGTACGTGCAGGTTTGCACATGCCGTTTGACGAAGCACTGGCCCACGAGCGCCAATTGTTTTTGCAATGCATTGATAGCCCGCAACGTGCAGGTTTGATTCATGCCTTCTTTGCAGAGCGTGAAGTGGCGAAGGTGCCAGAGGTCAAAAGCGTTGCCCCTCGCCCCGTGACCCATGTGGGCGTGATTGGTGGCGGCACCATGGGCGCGGGCATTGCGGTGTCTGTACTCGACGCAGGTTTGCCTGTGACCATGATTGAGCGCGACGACGAAGCCGTGGCCAGAGGCCGACACAACGTAGAGAAGGTCTACAACGGTTTGATCGCCAAAGGCCGCATGACTGAACAAGCCAAAGCTCAAGTGATGGCGCGTTTCAGCACCAGCACGAACTACGACGCATTGGCGAAAACCGATTTGGTGATTGAGGCGGTGTTTGAAGAAATGTCGGTCAAGAAGGCTGTGTTTGCAGAGCTGGACCGCGTGTGCAAACCCAATGCAGTGATTGCCACCAACACCTCGTATTTGGACATCAATGAAATCGCGGGCAGTATTTCGCGCCCGCAAGATGTGATTGGTCTGCACTTTTTCTCGCCAGCCAACATCATGAAGCTGCTTGAAATTGTGGTGCCCGAGAAGGTGAGTGCAGACGTGGTGGCCACCGCATTCAGCTTGGCCACGCAACTCAAGAAAGTACCTGTGCGTGCCGGTGTGTGCGATGGCTTCATTGGCAACCGCATCTTGGCGGTGTACCGCGCTGCGGCTGATCACATGATGGAAGACGGCTGCTCGCCCTATGAGATTGATGCAGCCATGCGTGCGTTTGGCTACCCCATGGGCCCCTTCCAAGTGTCAGACTTGGCAGGTGGTGACATTGGTTGGGCCACGCGCAAACGACGCGCAGCCACGCGCGACCCGAAAGCGCGCTATGTGCAAATTGCCGATCGCATTTGCGAGCGCGGCTGGTTTGGCCAAAAAACAGGGCGCGGTTATTACCTCTACCCCGAAGGCTCACGCACAGGTGTGCCTGACCCCGAGGTCTTGCAAATCATTGATGACGAGCGTGTGCGCGCCAACATCCAGCCGCGTGCGTTGACGCCAGAGATGATTGTTCGCAAATACATGGCGGCCATGGTCAACGAAGGGGCGAATGTGGTGCATCAAGGCATTGCGCTGCGCCCCTTGGATGTGGACGTCACGTTTGTGCATGGCTATGGATTTCCGCGTTATCGCGGTGGCCCCATGAAGTACGCCGACATGGTGGGCTTAGAAAACATCTTGGCCGACATTCAAGAATTTGCCAAACAAGACCCTTTGTTTTGGCAGCCTTCGCCACTGTTGGTGCAGTTGGTGAAAGACGGTAAAAACTTTGACAGCTTGAACCGCTGA
- a CDS encoding acetyl-CoA C-acyltransferase, translating into MREAVIVSTARTPLTKSHRGEFNAISGAELASHAVKAAVQRSGVDAQLIEDVILGCGYPEGRTGRNVARASVLRAGLPLSIAGATVSRFCASGLQAIATAAGRIVVDGAPVMVAGGLESISGLRRGPGTTVDDGIDPWMAQHKPDLYLPMIETADIVAKRYNISREEQDRFSVESQRKTAEAQTAGRYKDEIISVTTTMAVTDKDTKAVTYQEVTVDHDTSNRPGTSYESLAKLQPVRGEAHFITAGNASQLSDGASACVMMDGKLASQLGLQPLGAFRGMALAGCEPDEMGIGPVFAVPKLLSRHGLTVDDIDLWELNEAFASQSIYCQKTLGIPDERLNVNGGAISLGHPFGMTGARLVGHILLEGQRRKAKWGVVTMCIAGGMGAAGLFEIF; encoded by the coding sequence ATGCGTGAAGCGGTCATTGTTTCCACGGCTCGTACGCCACTGACGAAGTCGCACCGAGGTGAGTTCAACGCCATCTCGGGGGCAGAGTTGGCTTCGCATGCGGTGAAAGCCGCCGTGCAACGCTCGGGTGTGGATGCCCAGTTGATTGAAGATGTGATTCTGGGCTGCGGTTATCCCGAAGGGCGCACAGGCCGCAACGTGGCACGCGCCAGTGTGTTGCGTGCGGGTTTGCCACTGAGCATTGCGGGAGCCACAGTGAGTCGTTTTTGTGCTTCGGGTTTGCAAGCCATTGCCACAGCAGCGGGACGCATTGTGGTGGACGGTGCGCCTGTGATGGTGGCTGGTGGCTTAGAAAGCATTTCAGGTTTGCGACGCGGCCCCGGCACCACGGTGGACGATGGCATTGACCCATGGATGGCACAGCACAAGCCTGATTTGTATTTGCCCATGATTGAGACGGCAGACATTGTGGCCAAGCGCTACAACATCAGCCGCGAAGAGCAAGACCGTTTTTCTGTGGAGAGCCAACGCAAAACAGCAGAGGCACAAACAGCGGGTCGTTACAAGGACGAAATCATTTCCGTCACCACCACGATGGCCGTGACCGACAAAGACACCAAAGCGGTGACGTACCAAGAAGTGACGGTCGATCACGACACCAGCAACCGCCCTGGCACGAGCTACGAGTCGTTGGCTAAGTTGCAGCCTGTGCGTGGTGAAGCGCACTTCATCACGGCGGGCAATGCATCGCAGCTGTCAGACGGTGCATCCGCCTGCGTGATGATGGATGGCAAGCTGGCTTCGCAATTGGGCCTGCAACCTTTGGGCGCATTTCGTGGCATGGCACTGGCGGGCTGCGAGCCTGACGAGATGGGCATTGGTCCTGTGTTTGCCGTGCCCAAATTGTTGTCGCGTCATGGCCTGACAGTGGACGACATTGATTTGTGGGAACTCAACGAAGCCTTTGCCTCGCAATCGATTTATTGCCAAAAAACGTTGGGCATTCCGGATGAGCGACTGAATGTGAATGGCGGTGCGATTTCTTTAGGCCATCCGTTTGGCATGACGGGCGCACGTTTGGTTGGCCACATTTTGTTAGAGGGCCAACGCCGCAAAGCCAAGTGGGGCGTGGTCACCATGTGTATCGCAGGTGGCATGGGCGCTGCAGGTTTGTTCGAAATATTCTGA